The following proteins are co-located in the Pseudomonas fluorescens genome:
- a CDS encoding OmpP1/FadL family transporter has translation MKKVMLKTTLSLAVAMASSQLFASGFALNEQDVAGMGTGFAGRSSSADNASTVYGNPAGMARLEGQQITGGVAAIDATTDIKDASGRSRGSNKGDMVPFTAVPFGFYTNKLNDQWAVGFGVYAPFGLKTDYERGFQGRAFGSKSEVAVITFQPTVSYAFNDKVSIGFGPTINRISGTLESQPNLGLLPLPGLAGTGDSKVKVKGDDTALGFNAGILVQATDTTRVGLTYHSKVKYKLEGHTDVTPGTGVPAAYLGAGRYDASLKVDTPESWDASVTQDLSDAWKVYGGATWTRWSRLKDITVNNEGVTRAGGALAPQIVGQIKEPQNWHDTWAYALGTSYQLTKQVVLRTGLTFDQSPTNNTDRSPRIPTGDRTIFSVGLGYAVMDNMTVDLAYSYLKEEPVKVNKQNALGQTYASKYENSANGFGLGVTYKF, from the coding sequence ATGAAAAAAGTAATGCTCAAGACCACACTTAGCCTCGCCGTTGCCATGGCATCCTCCCAACTGTTCGCAAGCGGCTTCGCCCTCAACGAACAAGACGTCGCCGGCATGGGTACGGGTTTCGCAGGCCGCTCTTCTTCTGCCGATAACGCCAGCACCGTCTATGGTAACCCGGCCGGTATGGCTCGCCTTGAAGGCCAGCAAATCACTGGTGGTGTTGCAGCCATCGATGCAACAACCGACATCAAAGACGCCAGCGGTCGCTCGCGCGGCAGTAACAAAGGCGACATGGTGCCGTTCACCGCAGTCCCTTTTGGTTTCTACACCAACAAACTTAACGACCAGTGGGCAGTCGGCTTCGGTGTGTACGCACCGTTCGGCCTGAAGACTGACTACGAGCGTGGCTTCCAGGGCCGTGCTTTCGGCAGCAAAAGTGAAGTGGCGGTCATTACCTTCCAGCCAACGGTCAGCTACGCCTTCAATGACAAGGTGTCGATCGGTTTTGGTCCAACCATCAACCGTATTTCCGGCACCCTTGAATCGCAGCCAAACCTGGGCTTGCTGCCGCTCCCTGGCCTGGCCGGCACCGGTGACAGCAAAGTCAAAGTCAAAGGCGACGATACCGCCCTTGGTTTCAACGCCGGTATCCTCGTGCAAGCCACCGACACCACCCGCGTTGGCCTGACTTATCACTCGAAAGTGAAATACAAGCTCGAAGGCCACACCGACGTAACCCCGGGCACTGGCGTTCCAGCTGCCTACCTGGGCGCAGGCCGCTACGATGCGTCGCTGAAAGTTGACACCCCGGAATCCTGGGACGCTTCGGTCACTCAAGACCTGAGCGATGCCTGGAAGGTCTACGGCGGTGCAACCTGGACCCGCTGGAGCCGCCTGAAAGACATTACCGTCAACAACGAAGGCGTGACCCGAGCCGGTGGTGCACTTGCACCTCAGATCGTCGGTCAGATCAAAGAGCCGCAAAACTGGCACGACACCTGGGCCTACGCCCTGGGTACCTCGTACCAGCTCACCAAGCAAGTGGTACTGCGTACCGGTCTGACTTTCGACCAGTCGCCTACCAACAACACTGACCGTTCGCCGCGTATTCCTACCGGTGACCGGACGATCTTCAGTGTCGGCCTGGGCTACGCGGTGATGGATAACATGACTGTCGACCTGGCTTACTCCTACCTCAAGGAAGAGCCGGTCAAGGTGAACAAGCAGAACGCGCTGGGTCAGACCTACGCGTCCAAGTACGAAAACAGCGCCAACGGCTTTGGCCTGGGCGTGACGTACAAGTTCTGA
- a CDS encoding glutathione peroxidase: MQMRWLAVPILMAIGSVAMAADCPPLLAGELPKLRAKESIDLCQRFAGKPLVIVNTASFCGFAPQFKGLEALYQRYKGQGLEVIGVPSDDFKQEAKTGEETAKVCYVNYGVTFTMTEPQKVKGPDAVHLFKILAQQSSAPKWNFYKYVVDRQGKVIANFSSLTKPDSPDLIKAVEEALASKP; encoded by the coding sequence ATGCAGATGCGCTGGCTTGCAGTACCCATCCTGATGGCGATTGGCAGTGTTGCCATGGCCGCCGATTGCCCACCGTTGCTGGCGGGTGAGTTGCCCAAGCTGCGGGCCAAGGAATCCATTGATTTGTGCCAGCGCTTCGCCGGCAAACCCCTGGTGATCGTCAATACCGCCAGCTTCTGTGGGTTCGCGCCACAGTTTAAAGGCCTCGAAGCCTTGTACCAGCGCTACAAGGGCCAAGGGCTGGAAGTGATCGGCGTGCCGTCCGATGACTTCAAGCAGGAAGCCAAGACGGGTGAGGAGACGGCCAAGGTCTGTTACGTGAATTACGGCGTGACCTTCACCATGACCGAGCCTCAAAAGGTCAAAGGGCCGGATGCGGTGCACTTGTTCAAGATTCTCGCGCAGCAGAGCAGTGCGCCGAAGTGGAACTTCTATAAGTACGTGGTGGATCGCCAGGGCAAGGTGATTGCCAACTTCTCCAGTTTGACCAAGCCCGACAGCCCGGATTTGATCAAGGCGGTGGAAGAGGCATTGGCCTCCAAACCCTGA